In the Pseudorasbora parva isolate DD20220531a chromosome 23, ASM2467924v1, whole genome shotgun sequence genome, one interval contains:
- the ggcx gene encoding vitamin K-dependent gamma-carboxylase, whose protein sequence is MEPGASDATAAGAPYVEPSKAKQKSSTENEQANLSPSEPTSTMKRLFGFEKEDVSSWHRLVCLLNRPSDPASLGIFRFLFGMLMALDITQERGLSHLDYKYLDGAPVCRFPLFNFLKPLPMDWMFFVYFVMFLGAVGIMLGCFYRLACLMFISTYWYVFFLDKTTWNNHSYLYGLIGFQLTLMDANRYWSLDGLRNPRKRNAHVPLWNYTLLRTQIFIVYFIAGVKKLDADWVEGYSMKYLAHHWLFDPFKMILPVELVSLMVVHGGGLILDLTAGYLLFFDATRPVAIFFVSYFHCMNSQLFSIGMFPYTMLATSPLFCYPDWPRRFFGRFPEFFWPVLPLISPAPSPSTSCVYPNPPSEPREQDESNAAPRPTTPSFKHKIRAFFTILYITEQLFLPYSHFITQGYNNWTNGLYGYSWDMMVHSRSHQHVKITYRDGVTGDVGYLNPGVFTQSRRWKDHGDMLKQYATCLSENLPRFNISEPEIYFDIWVSINDRFQQRIFDPRIDIVKADWSPFRPNPWLMPLLVDLSPWRTKFEEIEGSLDNQTEVVFIADFPGLYLENFVSEDLGNTSVQVLEGLVKVEIVDEKKNYSLQPGEKMQIPAGAYHKVYTVSEGPSCYMYIYVNTTEAELQKNFTKLSELQEKVRNGTETEPLPPELQPLITGLDDQDSDNSVIDPVVRIFLKRQKRMQEVKKRREASMVERFQRFASKKYISIRRGFLMTAIALRNLAVGLPPLEQLTREVAYANLKEPESETNQDERLKDEVGHGEL, encoded by the exons ATGGAGCCAGGGGCGAGTGACGCGACAGCAG CAGGTGCTCCATACGTTGAACCCtccaaagcaaagcaaaaaagCAGTACGGAGAACGAACAGGCAAACTTGTCCCCGTCAGAGCCGACCAGCACCATGAAGCGTCTTTTTGGCTTTGAGAAAGAAGATGTGTCATCGTGGCATCGGCTGGTGTGTCTCCTCAATCGCCCCTCTGACCCGGCCTCATTGGGCATTTTCCGTTTCTTATTTG GTATGCTGATGGCCCTGGACATCACCCAGGAGCGAGGACTTAGTCATCTGGACTACAAGTATTTAGATGGGGCACCGGTGTGCCGCTTCCCCCTCTTCAACTTCCTGAAGCCCCTTCCCATGGACTGGATGTTCTTTGTGTATTTTGTAATGTTTCTTG GCGCTGTTGGTATCATGCTCGGCTGTTTTTATCGCCTTGCCTGTTTGATGTTTATATCCACTTACTGGTACGTTTTCTTCCTGGACAAGACAACCTGGAACAATCACTCTTATCTGTACGGACTCATCGGCTTTCAACTCACGCTCATGGATGCCAACAGATACTG GTCATTAGATGGACTCCGAAACCCCAGGAAGAGGAACGCCCATGTACCGCTATGGAACTACACTTTGCTGAGAACTCAG ATTTTCATAGTGTACTTCATCGCTGGGGTCAAGAAACTAGATGCTGATTGGGTGGAAGGGTACTCAATGAAATACTTGGCACACCATTGGTTATTTGACCCTTTCAA AATGATCTTGCCTGTTGAATTGGTCAGTCTGATGGTGGTCCATGGTGGGGGCCTGATCTTAGACCTCACAGCTGGCTATCTGCTTTTCTTCGATGCCACGCGTCCTGTCGCCATCTTCTTTGTCAGCTATTTCCACTGCATGAATTCCCAGCTCTTTAGCATAG GAATGTTTCCTTACACCATGTTGGCCACAAGCCCTCTCTTTTGCTACCCTGACTGGCCGAGACGATTTTTCGGCCGTTTTCCAGAGTTCTTCTGGCCTGTACTGCCCCTCATctctcctgccccgagtcccaGCACCTCCTGCGTGTACCCAAATCCACCCAGTGAGCCTAGAGAACAAGATGAGTCCAACGCTGCCCCCAGACCCACCACGCCGAGCTTCAAGCACAAGATTAGAGCCTTCTTCACCATCCTTTACATCACAGAGCAGCTCTTCTTGCCATACTCTCATTTCATCACCCAG GGCTATAATAACTGGACAAATGGACTGTATGGCTACTCATGGGACATGATGGTTCACTCTCGCTCACATCAGCATGTCAAGATCACCTACAGAGATGGCGTAACAGGTGACGTTGGATATCTGAACCCTGGA GTTTTTACTCAGAGCCGGAGATGGAAAGACCATGGAGACATGTTGAAGCAGTATGCGACTTGCCTCAGTGAAAATCTGCCACGCTTCAATATCTCAGAACCAGAGATCTACTTTGACATTTGGGTGTCCATCAATGACCGTTTCCAGCAGAG GATTTTTGACCCGCGCATTGACATTGTAAAAGCAGATTGGTCGCCCTTCCGCCCCAATCCATGGCTCATGCCACTACTCGTTGACCTCTCACCGTGGAGAACCAAATTTGAGGAGATAGAGGGGTCTCTAGACAACCAGACTGAGGTTGTATTCATTGCTGACTTCCCAG GCCTTTATCTTGAAAACTTTGTGAGTGAGGATCTTGGAAACACCAGTGTTCAGGTTCTGGAGGGTCTCGTGAAGGTTGAAATAGTGGACGAGAAGAAGAACTACAGTTTACAACCAGGAGAAAAGATGCAG ATTCCAGCTGGTGCGTACCATAAGGTGTATACTGTGTCTGAAGGACCATCATGTTACATGTACATTTATGTAAATACTACTGAGGCAGAGCTTCAGAAGAACTTCACAAAGCTTTCTGAACTTCAGGAGAAAGTGCGCAATGGAACGG AAACGGAGCCTTTGCCTCCTGAGCTGCAGCCGCTCATCACTGGTCTCGACGACCAGGACTCTGACAACAGCGTGATCGACCCAGTAGTACGAATCTTCCTCAAACGACAGAAGCGGATGCAGGAGGTGAAAAAGCGGCGGGAAGCTTCCATGGTCGAGAGGTTCCAGAGATTTGCCTCaaagaaatacatttcaattagACGAGG GTTCCTGATGACAGCCATCGCTTTGCGTAACCTGGCTGTAGGTTTGCCACCGCTTGAGCAACTGACAAGAGAGGTGGCTTACGCCAACCTAAAGGAGCCCGAGAGCGAGACCAATCAGGATGAGCGTCTTAAAGACGAGGTAGGCCACGGAGAGCTCTGA
- the gmcl1 gene encoding germ cell-less protein-like 1, which yields MGSLGSRFQSSPRAPEEAVEKQCAGNRHSCECRKRKRSSHCECDSEPEEEDSQLDTPRRKKLKSTSKYIYQTLFLNGENSDIQIRALGQEWNLHKIYLCQSGYFSSMFSGSWKESNMMVIELEIPDQNIDTEALQVVFGSLYRDDVLIKPSRVVNILAAACMLQLDGLIQQCGETMKENVNVKTVCSYYNSATMYGLDSVMKKCLEWLLNNLMTHQNVDLMKELGVEIMEQLIQSSDLFVMQVEMDVYTALKKWMFLQLNPSWDGPIKQLLLDADAWLCKRRSEAGEEEPFLNTDDGMPFVPIFRLIRLQYIINDLASARMLERDNILPPEWLSSMYKQQWFAMLRTEHDNDNGPQEANKEEFELNSMRCGRKLTKDGDYCWRWTGFNYGFDLLVTYTNRFIIFKRNTLSQPCGGAVSLQPQRHLAYRLRLASFDGSGKVVCSRSTGYQLVTLEKDQEYVVMNLDSRLLSFPLYVCCNFLYTSPSNERRGDTPVPESSSARSVS from the exons ATGGGTTCGCTCGGGAGCCGCTTTCAGTCGTCGCCCAGGGCCCCAGAGGAGGCTGTGGAGAAGCAGTGTGCTGGAAACAGACACAGCTGTGAGTGCAGGAAGAGGAAACGCAGCTCACACTGTGAGTGTGACAGCGAGCCGGAGGAAGAGGACAGCCAGCTGGACACGCCACGCAG GAAAAAGCTGAAAAGCACCTCGAAGTACATCTACCAGACACTATTCCTGAATGGAGAAAACAGTGACATCCAGATCCGCGCCCTGGGGCAGGAGTGGAACCTTCATAAAATTTACCTGTGTCAG TCTGGCTATTTCTCCAGCATGTTCAGTGGGTCCTGGAAGGAGTCGAACATGATGGTTATTGAGCTTGAGATCCCAGACCAGAACATTGACACTGAAG CCCTGCAAGTGGTTTTCGGGTCACTCTACAGGGATGACGTATTGATCAAACCAAGTCGGGTTGTTAATATTCTCGCTGCTGCTTGTATGCTTCAGTTG GATGGATTAATCCAGCAGTGTGGAGAGACCATGAAGGAGAACGTGAATGTGAAAACCGTGTGCAGCTATTATAACTCGGCCACCATGTACGGCTTGGACTCCGTCATGAAGAA gtgtttagagtggCTCCTCAATAACCTCATGACGCATCAGAACGTGGACCTTATGAAGGAGCTGGG GGTGGAAATTATGGAACAACTTATTCAGTCCTCCGATCTTTTCGTAATGCAAGTGGAGATGGATGTCTACACGGCACTGAAAAAG TGGATGTTCTTGCAGCTTAATCCATCCTGGGATGGTCCTATCAAACAGCTTCTGCTCGATGCGGATGCCTGGCTGTGTAAACGAAGAAGTG AGGCTGGAGAGGAGGAGCCCTTTCTGAACACGGATGACGGGATGCCCTTCGTCCCCATTTTCAGACTCATCCGCCTGCAGTACATCATTAATGATCTGGCCTCTGCCCGCATGCTGGAACGGGACAACATCCTACCGCCTG AGTGGCTGAGCAGCATGTACAAACAGCAGTGGTTCGCTATGCTGAGGACAGAACATGATAATGATAACGG ACCACAAGAGGCCAATAAAGAGGAGTTTGAACTGAACAGCATGCGCTGTGGCCGAAAATTGACCAAAGATGGAGAT TATTGTTGGCGATGGACGGGGTTCAATTATGGCTTTGACCTGCTGGTGACTTACACGAATCGCTTCATAATCTTCAAGAGAAACACCCTCAGTCAGCCATGCGGAGGTGCTGTCAGCTTACAGCCACAACGCCATCTTGCATATCG ATTGCGCCTTGCTTCCTTTGATGGCAGTGGAAAAGTGGTTTGCAGCCGGTCAACTGGCTACCAGCTCGTCACCCTCGAAAAG